The window GGCCGACGAGACCGAAAATCTCTCCTCGCGCCACGTCGAAGGTGAGACGGTCAACGGCCGTGAGCGTGCCGAATCTCCGCGTCAGATTCTCCGTGCGGATCATGGGCGAATCAACGGACTGCTTCATCCTCTCCTCGATGGCTTCCCCGGTCTTCGCGTCATCTTCCGTAAAAGCGAAGACGCTCAGGCTGGACAGCCCGCGCCACGAGCACTGACTTTCCAGATCTGCGAACTGGGCACAAGCTGGAAAGCTTGCGCCACCGTGAGGGCCGCTCTGCCATCGGCGCGTCTCACCGGAGAAGGATCACAGCCGTCGCCGGCATGTTGAGCTTCAGTTCCTGATTCGGATTCTCGACCTCGATTTTGATCCGGTAGACGAGTTTCACCCGCTCCTCCGGCGTTTGGATTTGCTTTGGCGTGAACTCGGCCTCCGAGGAGATGAACGCGACGCGACCGCGATAGACTTTGCCGGGGAAGGAATCGGTCGTCACGCGGGCCTCCTGGCCGAGTTTGACGCGGCCCAGATCGGTCTCGCTGATATAGCCCCGGAGCCAGGGGCGGGCAATATCCCCGATTGTGAGGACGGGGGTTCCGGCGGCCACCACTTCGCCGGCATTGGCGGACGTGACCAGGACGATGCCGTCAATGGGAGAGACGGCGACGGTGTCGGCAAGTTGCGACTGGATGAGGGCGACCTCGGCTCGCGCTCGCTCAATGTCGGCACGGCGGGCGGTGACTTCTTCCTCCCGTCGTTGCAGCTCGAGGCGCTGAGCTTCGGTCACTCGCAACCCCGCCCGCGCTCGCGCCACCTGAGCGCGGGCAGCCTCAATCGTCTCGGGTCGCGGCCCTTCGACAAGAAGAGCCAGGCGCTCCTCGGCCTGCCGGAGTTGCGCCTGTGCCGCTTCGTACCGGGTCTTGAACTGATCGAACTGGGCGACGGAAATGTCATCGTTTTCGCGGAGGACCTTGGCCCGTTCCCAATCCCTGGCGGCGCGTTCGTACTCCGTGCGAGCGGCCTGGACGGCCGCCCGTGCCTGCTCGATCTCCTGTGCGCGCGATCCGGCTTGAAGCTCGCGCAGAACGGCTTCCGCCTGCGCGAGTTCGGCGCGTCGCTGCTCGATCTGTCCTTCGAGGGTCTCCCGCTGAAGAGCGATCGCCGTCAGAAGCTGCCTCAGGTTCGACTCGGCTGCCCGGAGCCCCGCCTGCGCGCGTTCGTACTGTCGTTGCAGTTGCTCACGATCCAGCCGGGCGACCACCTGTCCCTTCTTCACCCACTCGCCCTCGCGCACGAGAAGCTCATCCAGCCGACCGGGAATCTTGAAGGCGATGGTGACTTCGGTGAGTTCGATGCTTCCGGAAACCGAAATCACCTCGGTGGTCTCCGTCCGCAGCCGATTCACCCACACGGCGCCGAGGATGAGGACGACGACAAGCAACGCGAGAATCGGAATGACTTTCTTGAGGGTCATCGGTCACCTGGTGAGCTGACGAATGGTTCCCATGGCCTGAGCCAGTGCGATGCGGGCCAGATTGTAGGCATAGAGGGCGGAAAGGTAGTTGTGGCGGGCGCGTTCCAGCCGCGTTTGGGCATCGGTCAGTTCGAGGCTGGTGGTGACGCCGGCCTGATAGCGACGACGCGCTTGCTCCAGTTCGCGCTCGGCCAGGGCCACTCCTTCCTGGGCCACCTTCACCTGTTCGTCGGCCGAGCGCAGGCTGTCGAGCGCCACGCGAATTTCCAGCTCGATTTGCTGGCGCAGATCGGTGGTGCGAATCTGTTCCTGCTGGAACTGGGCGAAGCTCTCGGCGCGACGGGCGTCGCGGCGTCCGCCGTCAAAAACGGGCAGACGGAGGGCGACTCCATAGGTGCGCGTCGGGATCAGGTGTGCGGCGCTCGTGCCAATGGAACCGTAGTCCGCATAGCCGACAAGTGACGGCAGACGTTCGAGGGCGACGGCGCGATAGGCCCGTCGGGCGCTCTCCTGGCGATGCTGTTGCGCTTTGAGATCGGCTCGCGCCTGAAGCGCCACGGCCAGCGCCTGTTCCACCGTCAGGGTTTCGACGGGAACATAGGCCAGAGGATCGGTGAGATCGAGCGTCAGCGTGAGGTCCAGCCCGATAGCCCGCAACAGTTCCAGATGCGCCTGACGACGTTGCGTCTGTGCCGCCAGCAGGCGCTGTCGTTCGTTGGCCAGTTGAACCTGCGCCCGCGTGACCTCGATGGCCGTGCCCGTTCCCGCTTCTTTTTGGTCGCGTGCGAGTTTGAGCAACGCTTCGGCCAGGGCGACGTTGGCCTCCGCCGTTTTCACTTCGGCGTCGGCTCGGACGGCCGCCAGATAGAGTCGCGCCACCTGCGCCGCCACCTGATCGCGCACGCTCTCGCTTTCGGCATGAGCGGCGGTCACACCCGCGCGAGCGGCCTGAAATCGCTCGATGCTGCTCACGTCGAAGAAACTCTGGCTGAGCGTCGCCCGCGCATCCACGACCGTGAAGGGCCCCACCCGTGAGGGCAGGCGAAAGCCCGGCAGGGGAAGCGTAAAGCGAATGCCCAACGCCTCCAGATTACGCGTCAGGTTTTGCTGTCCGAGCGTCGCTTCCACCGTCGGCAGGAGAGCCGACCGTGCCTGATGAGCTCGTGCCTCGGCCTGACGACGCAGTGCCTCCGCCAGTTGGATCCGGGCATTTCCTTCGGGCGCCAGTGCTATTTCCATCGCCTGCTTGAGACTGAGCGGCAGAGGAGCTTTCTCCTCTTCGGTCGGCGACAAGCGCCATCCAGATGAGGGCGATTGTGGCAGCGCCGATGCGAGAGAAAAAACCACAACAGTGACGAGAACGCAGGTGCTCATACTCGGTCTCCTCCAGTTCCTCGGTTCTTCCGCGAAACTGCTGTGTCACTCATGACGGCGGACCCGCAGCGGAGACGGATACCGCCGGCTGACCGGCGGAGTCCATGGGAAGAAGCACATAGAAGATGCTGCCGCCGCCGGGATTATCTTCGACCCAGATGGCTCCCTGATGCGCCTGGACAATGGTGCGACAGATGGCCAGCCCGAGCCCCACGCCCTGACCGGAGAGTTTCTTGCCCTGACGAACCTGGTGAAACTTCTCGAAGATTTTTTCCTTGTGAGCATCGGGAACGCCGGGGCCGGAATCGGAGACCGCGAGCAGGAGCAACTCTCGGTCAGAATCGGCGCGATCCAGCGCCTGTCGCCAGAAGGCCGGGAGATGAGGCGGAATCCCGACGATGACCTGCGCCCGAACCCCAATCGTGCCTCCCGGGGGCGAGAACTTATAGGCATTTTCCAGCAGATTGGTCAGAACCTGGAGGAGGCGATCACCATCACAGGTCGCCAGGACCGGTGGTTGAGGCAGATCAACCTCCAGCCGCAACTTCTTCTCTCCCGCCCGCGCCTCGAACTCGGCCAGCGCCGCGCGAACGATCTCGATCACGTCTTGCTGTTTCCGGTCGTATTCCATCACTCCCGCTTCCATGCGAGAGAGATCGAGCAAATTGCTGATCATCGCCGCCAGACGGCGACCGCTCTGCCCGGTCAGTTCGAGCAACCGGCGCTGCCGATCCGTCAGCGGTCCGGGAATCTCATCGAGCAATAACCGGATGGTCTCCTGCATCGAGGCCAGCGGCGCTTTCAACTCGTGCGAGACATGTGAGACGAAATCTCTCTTCATCTGGTCGAGTTCGCCGAGCCGCTCGGCCATGGTGTTGAAGTCGCGGGCCAGTTGCGCGAATTCGTCCCGGCCGCGTGCGTCCAGGTGAACCGAGAAGCGCCCCTCGGCCAGCGCGCGGGTTCCCTCGGTCAGTTGTCGGAGAGGATCGGCGATGGAACGAACGATGAAAAAGGAAATGAGGATGGCGAGCAATACACCGGTGACGGTCGCCAGCGAGGAGATCTCGCGCGCTCGCTTGGCCGTCTCCGTGGAGGTGTTCACCTGAGCCTGGATCGTTTCCTGCGTCGCTTGAATGACTGTCTGCGTTTGAGTGCGAAGAAGGCTCAAGTTCTGAATCAAGCCGGAGAGAATCTCACGAATCCGCTCCAGGTCTCTCACCTCGCCCGGACGGAGCGTGGTGAGCAGGGATTCCTGGCGGGAGGCGACAGCGGAGAAATCACTCCACATCTGGGCGAGGCGGGCGACCTCGCGGGCTTCTCGCTCCGAGTGACCGAGAGCCCGCATCCGGGCCAGATTCGCGGTAAACGCCTCGCGGGCTTTTTTCACTTCGGCTGCGTATTCGGGACGCCCCGTGGCGACGAATTTCCCCGTGGCTTCTTCCAGTTGACGGAGATCGCTCAGAAGTTCCAGCGCCGTGATGGCCGCGCGGAAATTGATCTCCGAAAGCTGCCGATTGATCGCCTCCATCTCATGAATGAGCGAGATGTGATAGACGAGCAACCCGACCATGAGCAGGATGAGGATGCTGTAGCCGAAGGCGATCTTGGTCGCGATTCTCATCTCACTCGATCCCGTACGCTTTCAGCTTGTTGCGGATCGTCTTGACGTCGAGGCC is drawn from Blastocatellia bacterium and contains these coding sequences:
- a CDS encoding TolC family protein — protein: MSTCVLVTVVVFSLASALPQSPSSGWRLSPTEEEKAPLPLSLKQAMEIALAPEGNARIQLAEALRRQAEARAHQARSALLPTVEATLGQQNLTRNLEALGIRFTLPLPGFRLPSRVGPFTVVDARATLSQSFFDVSSIERFQAARAGVTAAHAESESVRDQVAAQVARLYLAAVRADAEVKTAEANVALAEALLKLARDQKEAGTGTAIEVTRAQVQLANERQRLLAAQTQRRQAHLELLRAIGLDLTLTLDLTDPLAYVPVETLTVEQALAVALQARADLKAQQHRQESARRAYRAVALERLPSLVGYADYGSIGTSAAHLIPTRTYGVALRLPVFDGGRRDARRAESFAQFQQEQIRTTDLRQQIELEIRVALDSLRSADEQVKVAQEGVALAERELEQARRRYQAGVTTSLELTDAQTRLERARHNYLSALYAYNLARIALAQAMGTIRQLTR
- a CDS encoding ATP-binding protein, which translates into the protein MRIATKIAFGYSILILLMVGLLVYHISLIHEMEAINRQLSEINFRAAITALELLSDLRQLEEATGKFVATGRPEYAAEVKKAREAFTANLARMRALGHSEREAREVARLAQMWSDFSAVASRQESLLTTLRPGEVRDLERIREILSGLIQNLSLLRTQTQTVIQATQETIQAQVNTSTETAKRAREISSLATVTGVLLAILISFFIVRSIADPLRQLTEGTRALAEGRFSVHLDARGRDEFAQLARDFNTMAERLGELDQMKRDFVSHVSHELKAPLASMQETIRLLLDEIPGPLTDRQRRLLELTGQSGRRLAAMISNLLDLSRMEAGVMEYDRKQQDVIEIVRAALAEFEARAGEKKLRLEVDLPQPPVLATCDGDRLLQVLTNLLENAYKFSPPGGTIGVRAQVIVGIPPHLPAFWRQALDRADSDRELLLLAVSDSGPGVPDAHKEKIFEKFHQVRQGKKLSGQGVGLGLAICRTIVQAHQGAIWVEDNPGGGSIFYVLLPMDSAGQPAVSVSAAGPPS
- a CDS encoding HlyD family efflux transporter periplasmic adaptor subunit, whose translation is MTLKKVIPILALLVVVLILGAVWVNRLRTETTEVISVSGSIELTEVTIAFKIPGRLDELLVREGEWVKKGQVVARLDREQLQRQYERAQAGLRAAESNLRQLLTAIALQRETLEGQIEQRRAELAQAEAVLRELQAGSRAQEIEQARAAVQAARTEYERAARDWERAKVLRENDDISVAQFDQFKTRYEAAQAQLRQAEERLALLVEGPRPETIEAARAQVARARAGLRVTEAQRLELQRREEEVTARRADIERARAEVALIQSQLADTVAVSPIDGIVLVTSANAGEVVAAGTPVLTIGDIARPWLRGYISETDLGRVKLGQEARVTTDSFPGKVYRGRVAFISSEAEFTPKQIQTPEERVKLVYRIKIEVENPNQELKLNMPATAVILLR